From the genome of Streptomyces sp. NBC_01116, one region includes:
- a CDS encoding alpha/beta hydrolase: MSGRSGGTGSALTWTALREVKCAELEGAADGWGRVSNRADAARDRIEGQLLPGLHDTQKGEAVDAAVGRLRRLGTNFQYIYTECGLLRTTLNSLAHEIKAQQRVLQGALDDAAALRFTVHADGSVTYPAAGEGLVDGKPLAGGTASGVPNPGMVTSSGLVAPNPNAGKAQDIADRVAQAVRTAADADWRYTRILRSLKAQEGLGVPAATWKDAAADAAAVRQAAGSYLANAIPHDANPAERKAWWAGLTDEQREEYLAVYPDRIGNLDGLPALVRDAANRDNLQLLMGKLEGRDDEDSATKLAALREIDRQLRAVPRTGEPPMYLLGIGDQGNGRAIVSYGNPDTARNVAAYVPGLNTSLDVGFAGGDLKRARDLSIAANQYGAPAAAITWLGYDAPQSPDGLSTLSVAADGRADEGGQAFREFMGGINVANDNEDPHLTAIGHSYGSRTVGAATQQHGGIAGVDEIVFVGSPGVGVDSADELGVGRDHVFVGAAANDVVTKLPTKGEFAVGTAGMLVGGPVAAHVFGGLADRGGDDVWFGKDPASEAFGARRFEVGDGPPLVGEGKVTIDAHSEYFDPEVDRTSVENMALIAAGYPNRIQREEPR; the protein is encoded by the coding sequence GTGAGCGGGCGGAGCGGAGGGACGGGTTCCGCCTTGACCTGGACCGCGTTACGTGAGGTGAAGTGCGCCGAACTGGAGGGGGCGGCGGACGGCTGGGGGCGGGTGAGCAACCGTGCTGACGCGGCCCGGGACCGCATCGAGGGCCAGCTCCTGCCCGGCCTGCACGACACGCAGAAGGGGGAGGCGGTGGACGCGGCCGTGGGGCGGTTGCGCAGGCTGGGGACGAACTTCCAGTACATCTATACCGAGTGCGGGCTGCTGCGGACCACATTGAACAGCCTGGCCCATGAGATCAAGGCCCAGCAGCGGGTGCTGCAGGGGGCGCTGGACGATGCGGCGGCGCTGCGGTTCACGGTGCACGCGGACGGTTCGGTGACGTATCCGGCGGCGGGTGAGGGCCTGGTCGACGGGAAGCCGTTGGCGGGCGGGACGGCGTCCGGGGTTCCGAACCCGGGCATGGTCACCTCTTCGGGTCTCGTGGCGCCCAACCCGAACGCCGGCAAGGCCCAGGACATCGCGGACCGGGTGGCGCAGGCCGTGCGGACGGCGGCCGACGCGGACTGGCGGTACACCAGGATCCTGCGGTCGCTGAAGGCGCAGGAGGGCCTGGGCGTCCCGGCCGCGACGTGGAAGGACGCCGCGGCCGATGCGGCGGCGGTGCGGCAGGCGGCGGGCAGCTACCTGGCGAACGCGATCCCGCACGATGCGAACCCGGCGGAGCGCAAGGCGTGGTGGGCCGGTCTGACGGACGAACAGCGCGAGGAGTACCTCGCGGTGTACCCGGACCGGATCGGCAACCTGGACGGGCTGCCGGCCCTCGTACGGGACGCGGCGAACCGGGACAACCTTCAGTTGTTGATGGGGAAGCTGGAGGGGCGGGACGACGAGGATTCGGCGACCAAGCTCGCGGCGCTGCGGGAGATCGACCGGCAACTGCGGGCGGTGCCGCGGACGGGTGAGCCGCCGATGTACCTGCTCGGGATCGGGGATCAGGGAAACGGTCGGGCGATCGTCTCGTACGGGAATCCTGATACGGCTCGGAACGTGGCTGCTTATGTTCCGGGGTTGAATACCTCGTTGGATGTGGGGTTTGCTGGCGGCGATTTGAAGCGGGCGCGTGATCTGTCCATCGCCGCGAATCAGTATGGCGCGCCTGCCGCTGCCATCACGTGGCTCGGGTATGACGCACCGCAGTCGCCGGACGGTCTCAGTACTCTTTCAGTTGCTGCGGACGGCAGAGCGGATGAGGGTGGCCAGGCCTTCCGTGAATTCATGGGCGGAATTAATGTGGCCAATGACAACGAGGATCCGCACTTGACGGCTATTGGTCACTCCTACGGTTCGCGGACCGTAGGAGCGGCTACGCAACAACACGGTGGGATTGCTGGTGTTGACGAAATTGTGTTTGTGGGGAGCCCGGGGGTGGGAGTCGACAGTGCTGATGAGCTGGGGGTGGGGCGTGACCACGTGTTCGTCGGGGCGGCTGCCAACGATGTTGTGACCAAACTTCCAACGAAGGGCGAGTTCGCAGTAGGAACGGCTGGGATGTTGGTCGGCGGACCAGTTGCAGCCCATGTCTTCGGTGGTTTAGCAGACCGAGGGGGTGATGATGTCTGGTTCGGCAAGGACCCGGCCAGCGAAGCTTTCGGAGCCCGGCGGTTCGAGGTAGGGGATGGTCCGCCGCTGGTCGGAGAAGGAAAAGTCACGATCGATGCCCACTCGGAATACTTTGACCCCGAGGTAGATAGAACGTCCGTCGAGAATATGGCACTGATCGCTGCAGGATATCCGAACAGGATTCAGAGAGAAGAGCCGCGTTGA
- a CDS encoding SCO6880 family protein: MTTQSHTMTPRRTYLIGRARPNAIVGKNRETGEIALIIVGAFLGMMSGLLVPVLSLRIVCLVGFPMLALAIVYVPYKGRTFYKWFEINRSFRRSLRRGTAYRSTAMEAGVSSDGREVEIGPPPGIGRISWLAAPFGPDEIAVLLHADRRTVTAAIEIEGPGVGLRDSEDQEALVDRFGTLLKHVANGDGFVTRLQMLARTLPADPDAHAKDVAQRGDKASPGWLQESYDQLQSMVSTSSEQHRAYLVACMHYSRELAAEANAMARAARPHGGRKLDRDAGLAVVMARELTDICARLAEADIRVRQPLGQSRLASLVHSMYDPDHPIDHIQAMTKRNAWPAELDAVEPTFLQAKTRESTTRAPWCHATAWVKEWPMTPVGVNFLAPLLVHTPDVIRTVAVCMDLEPTEVAIERMLTEKTNDDAEASRQAKMNRTVDPRDIAAHGRLDQRGEDLASGAAGVNIVGYITVSSRSPEALARDKRTIRASAGKSYLKLEWCDREHHRAFVNTLPFATGIRR, from the coding sequence TTGACGACTCAGTCCCACACGATGACGCCCCGCCGGACGTATCTCATCGGCCGCGCCCGGCCGAACGCGATCGTCGGCAAGAACCGCGAGACCGGCGAGATCGCCCTCATCATCGTCGGCGCGTTCCTCGGCATGATGAGCGGACTCCTCGTCCCCGTCCTCTCCCTCCGCATCGTCTGCCTCGTGGGCTTCCCGATGCTGGCCCTCGCCATCGTGTACGTCCCGTACAAGGGCCGAACCTTCTACAAGTGGTTCGAGATCAACCGCAGCTTCAGACGCTCCCTCCGCCGCGGCACCGCCTACCGCTCCACCGCCATGGAAGCGGGCGTCAGCAGCGACGGCCGTGAGGTCGAGATCGGCCCGCCCCCCGGCATCGGCCGGATCAGCTGGCTCGCCGCCCCCTTCGGCCCCGACGAGATCGCCGTGCTCCTCCACGCCGACCGCCGCACCGTCACCGCGGCCATCGAGATCGAGGGCCCCGGCGTCGGCCTCCGCGACAGCGAGGACCAGGAAGCCCTCGTCGACCGCTTCGGCACCCTCCTCAAGCACGTGGCCAACGGCGACGGCTTCGTCACCCGCCTCCAGATGCTCGCCCGCACCCTCCCCGCCGACCCCGACGCCCACGCCAAGGACGTCGCCCAGCGCGGCGACAAGGCGTCCCCGGGCTGGCTCCAGGAGTCCTACGACCAGCTCCAGTCCATGGTCTCCACCTCCAGCGAGCAGCACCGCGCCTACCTCGTCGCCTGCATGCACTACAGCCGCGAGCTGGCCGCCGAGGCCAACGCCATGGCCCGCGCCGCCCGCCCCCACGGCGGCCGCAAGCTCGACCGCGACGCCGGCCTCGCCGTCGTGATGGCCCGCGAGCTCACCGACATCTGCGCCCGCCTCGCCGAAGCCGACATCCGGGTACGCCAGCCGCTCGGCCAGAGCCGCCTGGCCTCCCTGGTGCACTCCATGTACGACCCCGACCACCCCATCGACCACATCCAGGCCATGACCAAGCGCAACGCCTGGCCCGCCGAACTGGACGCGGTCGAGCCCACGTTCCTCCAGGCCAAGACCCGCGAGTCCACCACCCGCGCCCCCTGGTGCCACGCCACGGCCTGGGTGAAGGAATGGCCGATGACCCCCGTCGGCGTCAACTTCCTCGCCCCGCTCCTCGTCCACACCCCCGACGTCATCCGCACCGTCGCCGTCTGCATGGACCTCGAACCCACCGAGGTCGCCATCGAACGCATGCTGACCGAGAAGACCAACGACGACGCCGAGGCCAGCCGCCAGGCCAAGATGAACCGCACCGTCGACCCCCGCGACATCGCCGCACACGGCCGGCTCGACCAGCGGGGTGAAGATCTCGCCAGCGGTGCGGCCGGAGTGAACATCGTGGGGTACATCACGGTGTCGTCCCGCTCACCCGAGGCCCTCGCCCGCGACAAGCGCACGATCCGCGCCTCGGCCGGCAAGTCGTATCTCAAGCTGGAGTGGTGCGACCGCGAGCACCACCGGGCCTTCGTGAACACGCTCCCGTTCGCCACCGGCATCCGCCGCTGA
- a CDS encoding ATP-binding protein, which translates to MRDPLSALSDAFTAFLFGKVETTRLPVRTSTGQAQAVYLPTAAPGLGDSGVIIGREVYSGKGYIYDPFQLYGQQLPAPHWLVLGESGNGKSALEKTYVLRQLRFRDRQVVVLDAQGEDGVGEWNLIAQELGITPIRLDPTAALNGGIRLNPLDPSITTTGQLALLRTIIEVAMGHGLDERSGFALKVAHAYVTATITDRQPVLMDIVEQLRHPEPESAEAMNVDIDDVRAWGLDVALVLDRLVDGDLRGMFDGPTTVGIDLDAPLIVFDLSHIDRNSIAMPILMAIVGVWLEHTWIRPDRKKRIFLVEEAWHIINSPFVAQLFQRLLKFGRRLGLSFVAVVHHLSDVVDGAAAKEAAAILKMASTRTIYAQKSDEARATGRVIGLPRWAVEIIPTLTPGIAVWDVNGNVQVVKHLITEAERPLVFTDRAMTEGSTDDLLPEDIRAAELEAEQRAARIENQQRINESSESTVA; encoded by the coding sequence ATGCGAGACCCCCTGTCCGCATTGTCGGATGCCTTCACCGCCTTCCTCTTCGGCAAGGTGGAGACGACCCGCCTCCCCGTCCGTACGTCGACGGGCCAGGCCCAGGCCGTCTACCTCCCCACCGCCGCCCCCGGCCTCGGCGACTCCGGCGTGATCATCGGCCGCGAGGTCTACAGCGGCAAGGGCTACATCTACGACCCCTTCCAGCTGTACGGGCAACAGCTCCCCGCCCCCCACTGGCTCGTCCTCGGCGAGTCCGGCAACGGCAAGTCGGCGCTGGAGAAGACCTACGTCCTGCGCCAGCTCCGCTTCCGCGACCGCCAGGTCGTCGTCCTCGACGCCCAGGGCGAGGACGGCGTCGGCGAGTGGAACCTGATCGCCCAGGAGCTGGGCATAACCCCCATCCGCCTGGACCCGACCGCAGCGCTCAACGGCGGCATCCGGCTCAACCCCCTCGACCCCTCCATCACCACCACCGGCCAGCTCGCCCTGCTCCGTACGATCATCGAAGTCGCGATGGGCCACGGGCTCGACGAGCGTTCCGGCTTCGCCCTGAAGGTCGCCCACGCCTACGTCACCGCGACCATCACCGACCGCCAGCCGGTCCTGATGGACATCGTGGAGCAGCTGCGCCACCCGGAGCCCGAGTCCGCCGAGGCGATGAACGTCGACATAGACGATGTACGGGCCTGGGGCCTGGACGTCGCCCTCGTCCTGGACCGCCTGGTCGACGGTGACCTGCGCGGCATGTTCGACGGGCCCACGACCGTCGGCATCGACCTCGACGCGCCCCTCATCGTCTTCGACCTCTCGCACATCGACCGCAACTCGATCGCGATGCCGATCCTGATGGCGATCGTCGGCGTCTGGCTGGAGCACACCTGGATCAGGCCCGACCGCAAGAAGCGCATCTTCCTGGTCGAGGAGGCGTGGCACATCATCAACTCCCCCTTCGTCGCGCAGCTCTTCCAGCGCCTCCTGAAGTTCGGACGCCGGCTCGGCCTCTCCTTCGTCGCCGTCGTCCACCACCTCAGCGACGTGGTGGACGGAGCCGCGGCGAAGGAAGCGGCGGCCATCCTCAAGATGGCCTCCACCCGCACGATCTACGCCCAGAAATCGGACGAGGCCCGAGCGACCGGCCGGGTCATCGGCCTGCCACGCTGGGCGGTCGAGATCATCCCGACCCTCACCCCCGGCATCGCCGTCTGGGACGTCAACGGCAACGTCCAGGTCGTCAAACACCTGATCACCGAGGCCGAACGCCCCCTGGTCTTCACCGACCGGGCCATGACCGAGGGGTCGACGGACGACCTGCTTCCCGAGGACATCCGCGCCGCCGAGCTGGAGGCGGAGCAACGGGCGGCCCGGATCGAGAACCAGCAACGGATCAACGAGTCGTCAGAGTCAACGGTGGCATGA
- a CDS encoding TraM recognition domain-containing protein, with amino-acid sequence MARQAARGRGPARHEGHDRPQSGGGIPDGLLIGLLGLLFAATLVGWTATGLAGLFAHGAWPDGVTFTRSPLALRELATAPQDLAAAWPGTPPAQLSGYGLFWGLFIGELMVLLVLVVFTLGVVARGRAVRERRREERAFEAQEKQPPAQSQPPHQPQAPTPAPTKTHPTTAASTPAATETPTPSETHEIHEAHEAHEAHEAPGTAKKPPGVTAPAHLLPSPRTPLLVYAAASARRPTVVRAVQDAEGPALVVTSDPSVWAETKDARAKLGPVLVYDPGHLCDTPARLHWSPTAGCELPDVAAARAAALLAPVRPQARIDAAVADTAQTLLQCWLHAAAVDGRPFRQVLRWASGSGAHEPVRLLRTHPKAASGLAGLLESALTAYPERREVAQELTVRAFAALSTVHIREACTANRADSLALDSFADEGGTLYLVGEPIEDPRSRPGAMPLLTALAADVVEHGRRMAARSSDGRLDPPMTLVLDDIAAVAPLPQLPELLATGQNRGMPALVLLRSREQGRARWQDHLHAPAPGPG; translated from the coding sequence ATGGCACGCCAGGCAGCACGCGGCCGGGGCCCGGCCCGTCACGAAGGACACGACCGGCCCCAGAGCGGCGGGGGCATCCCGGACGGCCTGCTGATCGGCCTCCTGGGCCTCCTCTTCGCCGCCACCCTGGTCGGCTGGACGGCCACCGGCCTCGCCGGGCTCTTCGCCCACGGGGCCTGGCCCGACGGCGTGACGTTCACCCGGTCCCCGCTCGCCCTGCGCGAACTGGCCACCGCCCCCCAGGACCTCGCCGCGGCCTGGCCGGGGACACCCCCGGCCCAGCTCTCCGGGTACGGCCTGTTCTGGGGCCTGTTCATCGGCGAACTGATGGTGCTGCTGGTCCTCGTGGTGTTCACGCTCGGAGTCGTGGCCCGTGGCCGTGCCGTACGGGAACGGCGCCGCGAGGAACGAGCCTTCGAAGCACAGGAGAAGCAGCCGCCCGCACAGAGCCAACCCCCGCACCAGCCCCAAGCCCCTACACCAGCACCGACGAAGACGCACCCCACCACAGCCGCAAGCACACCCGCGGCCACAGAGACACCAACCCCCTCCGAGACCCACGAGATCCACGAGGCACACGAGGCACACGAGGCACACGAGGCACCCGGGACCGCCAAGAAGCCCCCAGGAGTAACTGCCCCCGCCCACCTCCTTCCCTCCCCCCGCACCCCCCTCCTCGTCTACGCAGCCGCTTCCGCCCGGCGCCCCACCGTCGTCCGGGCCGTCCAGGACGCCGAAGGCCCCGCACTCGTCGTCACCTCGGACCCCAGCGTCTGGGCCGAGACGAAAGACGCCCGCGCCAAGCTCGGCCCGGTCCTCGTCTACGACCCGGGCCACCTCTGCGACACCCCGGCCCGCCTCCACTGGTCGCCCACCGCCGGCTGCGAGCTCCCCGACGTCGCCGCCGCACGCGCAGCCGCCCTGCTCGCCCCGGTACGCCCGCAGGCGCGGATCGACGCGGCGGTGGCCGACACCGCGCAGACGCTCCTCCAGTGCTGGCTGCACGCCGCAGCGGTGGACGGCCGCCCCTTCCGCCAGGTCCTCCGCTGGGCCTCGGGCTCCGGCGCCCACGAACCGGTACGCCTCCTCCGTACGCACCCCAAGGCCGCGTCCGGGCTCGCCGGGCTGCTGGAGTCCGCCCTCACCGCCTATCCCGAACGCCGCGAAGTGGCCCAGGAACTGACGGTACGGGCGTTCGCCGCACTGTCCACGGTGCACATCCGCGAGGCCTGCACGGCGAACCGAGCGGATTCCCTCGCGCTGGATTCTTTTGCGGACGAAGGGGGAACGCTCTATCTGGTGGGCGAACCCATCGAGGATCCTCGCTCCCGCCCCGGCGCGATGCCCCTCCTCACCGCGCTCGCCGCAGACGTGGTCGAGCACGGCCGCCGCATGGCCGCACGGTCATCCGACGGTCGGCTCGACCCACCAATGACGCTCGTCCTCGACGACATCGCGGCCGTTGCGCCCCTTCCCCAGCTCCCGGAGCTGCTGGCGACCGGCCAGAACCGGGGCATGCCCGCCCTGGTGCTGCTCCGCTCCCGGGAACAGGGACGGGCCCGCTGGCAGGACCATTTGCACGCCCCCGCCCCGGGCCCCGGCTAG
- a CDS encoding GNAT family N-acetyltransferase yields MDYVMRAVRADEWPQVRQLRLDALKDPAAPVAFLESYEDAAAQPDAFWQERAAAAAEGGGGRDRVRQFVAESPEGVWVGSVTVLVESPADDVRFGEAPAVEQAHLVGVFVRPEARGTGVTDALFREAVAWAWSLSSPRLERVRLYVHERNPRAAAFYRRFGFVPSGQRIPAPGGRGEVELEYVLGREG; encoded by the coding sequence ATGGACTATGTGATGCGTGCGGTGCGGGCCGATGAATGGCCGCAGGTCAGGCAGTTGCGGCTGGACGCTCTGAAGGACCCCGCCGCCCCGGTGGCGTTCCTGGAGTCGTACGAGGATGCTGCGGCGCAACCGGATGCCTTCTGGCAGGAGCGTGCCGCGGCCGCTGCCGAGGGCGGGGGCGGGCGCGATCGTGTCCGGCAGTTCGTCGCGGAGTCGCCCGAGGGGGTGTGGGTGGGTTCGGTCACCGTGCTCGTCGAGAGCCCGGCGGACGATGTGCGCTTCGGGGAGGCGCCCGCAGTGGAACAGGCGCATCTGGTCGGTGTGTTCGTCCGGCCCGAGGCGCGGGGCACCGGGGTGACGGACGCGCTGTTCCGGGAGGCCGTCGCGTGGGCCTGGTCGCTGTCCTCGCCGCGGCTGGAGCGGGTGCGCCTCTATGTGCACGAGAGGAACCCGCGGGCCGCCGCCTTCTACCGGCGGTTCGGATTCGTCCCCTCCGGTCAGCGGATTCCGGCCCCGGGCGGGCGGGGCGAGGTGGAGCTGGAGTACGTCCTCGGGCGCGAGGGGTAG
- a CDS encoding ABC transporter ATP-binding protein, with product MIKAHGLTKRYGDRTVVRDLDFTVRPGTVTGFLGPNGAGKSTTMRMLLGLDAPTHGRSTVNGRSYAAHPAPLTQVGALLEARSVHPGRSALNHLMALAHTHGIPRRRVEEVIDLAGLTDAAHRRVKGFSLGMGQRLGIAAALLGDPATVILDEPVNGLDPEGVLWIRTLLTSLAAEGRTVLVSSHLMSEMALTADHLIVIGRGRLLADTTVAELIRSAGGASVKVVTPQPDELGAHLKDPGVTITASRVPTTEAPAAHELRIRGVDAAHIGGVAAAHAITLHELTPQTVSLEQAFMDLTQGSVDHRPQQRTPAAPASSPLTGAAA from the coding sequence ATGATCAAGGCACACGGACTCACCAAGCGGTACGGCGACAGAACCGTCGTCCGGGACCTCGACTTCACCGTCCGCCCCGGCACCGTCACCGGCTTCCTCGGCCCCAACGGCGCCGGGAAATCCACGACGATGCGCATGCTCCTCGGCCTCGACGCCCCGACCCACGGCCGTTCCACCGTCAACGGGCGCTCCTACGCCGCCCACCCCGCGCCCCTCACCCAGGTCGGCGCCCTGCTGGAGGCCCGGTCCGTCCACCCGGGCCGGTCCGCCCTCAACCACCTGATGGCCCTCGCCCACACCCATGGCATCCCGCGTCGCCGCGTCGAGGAGGTCATCGACCTCGCCGGGCTGACCGACGCCGCCCACCGGAGGGTCAAGGGCTTCTCCCTCGGCATGGGCCAGCGGCTCGGCATCGCCGCCGCACTCCTCGGCGACCCCGCCACCGTCATCCTGGACGAACCGGTCAACGGGCTGGACCCCGAGGGCGTCCTGTGGATCCGCACCCTCCTCACCTCCCTCGCCGCCGAGGGCCGCACGGTCCTCGTCTCCTCCCACCTGATGAGCGAGATGGCCCTCACCGCCGACCACCTGATCGTCATCGGCCGCGGCAGGCTCCTCGCCGACACCACGGTGGCCGAGCTGATCCGTTCGGCGGGCGGGGCATCCGTCAAGGTCGTCACCCCGCAGCCGGACGAACTGGGCGCACACCTGAAGGACCCGGGCGTGACCATCACCGCCTCCCGCGTCCCCACCACCGAAGCCCCTGCCGCCCACGAACTCCGGATCCGGGGAGTGGACGCGGCGCACATCGGAGGCGTGGCCGCCGCGCACGCGATCACGCTGCACGAACTGACCCCGCAGACCGTGTCGCTGGAGCAGGCGTTCATGGACCTCACCCAGGGATCGGTGGACCACCGGCCGCAGCAGCGGACACCGGCGGCTCCCGCCTCTTCCCCTCTCACCGGAGCAGCGGCATGA
- a CDS encoding ABC transporter permease has translation MTTTQPTFPSPSPSPTSPPSPSPSPPSQSPSPPPSPQYRITAPRILRSEWHKLHSLRSTWITLISAVVMVLGVGLIMGGTYTSGGGDSDVDTVVLTLYGSLLGQLCLIVLGILMTAGEYATGMIRSSLTAVPTRLPVLWAKAAVFAATVFTVMFATALVTFAVAQAFLHDTDQAASLTDPGILRALAGNAAALTLLGLLALGLGALLRSVPGAIGAFIGGVMILPEILGMLPYDAVERAIMYFPTQAGGALGSATPIPGTVSPGPALFALSLWAGTTLAAAALALNRRDV, from the coding sequence ATGACCACGACCCAGCCCACCTTCCCTTCACCGAGCCCAAGCCCGACCTCACCGCCATCACCATCACCATCACCACCGTCGCAGTCACCGTCCCCGCCCCCGTCACCCCAGTACCGGATCACCGCGCCCCGGATCCTGCGCTCGGAATGGCACAAACTCCACTCACTGCGCTCCACCTGGATCACCCTCATCTCGGCGGTCGTGATGGTCCTGGGCGTCGGGCTGATCATGGGCGGGACCTACACCTCCGGCGGCGGGGACTCCGACGTCGACACGGTCGTCCTGACCCTGTACGGCAGCCTGCTCGGCCAGTTGTGCCTGATCGTCCTGGGCATCCTGATGACCGCCGGCGAGTACGCGACCGGCATGATCCGCTCCTCGCTCACCGCCGTACCCACCCGGCTTCCCGTCCTGTGGGCCAAGGCCGCGGTGTTCGCCGCCACCGTCTTCACGGTCATGTTCGCGACGGCCCTGGTCACGTTCGCGGTGGCGCAGGCCTTCCTCCACGACACCGACCAGGCCGCCTCACTCACCGACCCGGGCATCCTGCGGGCCCTGGCAGGGAACGCGGCGGCGCTCACCCTGCTGGGCCTGCTCGCTCTCGGCCTCGGCGCACTGCTGCGCTCGGTGCCCGGCGCGATCGGCGCGTTCATCGGCGGGGTCATGATCCTGCCGGAGATCCTCGGGATGCTCCCGTACGACGCCGTAGAGCGCGCCATCATGTACTTTCCCACCCAGGCCGGCGGCGCCCTGGGCTCCGCCACCCCCATCCCGGGCACCGTCTCCCCCGGCCCCGCCCTGTTCGCCCTGTCCCTGTGGGCGGGCACGACCCTGGCCGCGGCGGCGCTGGCGCTCAACCGCCGCGACGTCTGA
- a CDS encoding sensor histidine kinase — translation MTDRPRAAGPHPATDDAEALPPPAASGGTAPLTRVIRNALDRLRAFDRRRPRVWDAAVTAFWAVAAVLDYTSGGWRNVARDNVTASEPLVLLMSLCFSLPLLWRRTHPMAVLLLMAPASLVNIWTGAVVQAALLQLIPVFQIVLRSSFRTVGAAGALFLAPVVAVGVRIPSAWGQEVVSYVWGLVFVVLLGIAVRTRREYTEALVERAHRLEHERDQQARLAAAAERTRIAREMHDIIGHNLSVITGLADGGAYAARKNPERAGQALEAIGSTSRQALSELRRLLGVLRDDHPEAERAPQPTLDELAPLIDRVRRAGLPVHLELHGEPRSQSLTPGRQLTVYRVVQEALTNTLKHATRPTSATVTLTYSRTHLDARVTDTGTGTGTTADAEKAAPPAQGIMGMRERAALYDGTVEAGPLPNHGGWQIRLRLPLEDTHP, via the coding sequence GTGACGGACCGCCCCCGCGCCGCCGGCCCGCACCCGGCGACCGACGACGCCGAAGCACTGCCTCCGCCCGCCGCCAGCGGCGGCACGGCCCCCCTCACCCGGGTCATCCGCAACGCCCTGGACCGCCTCCGCGCCTTCGACCGACGCCGGCCACGGGTCTGGGACGCGGCGGTGACCGCGTTCTGGGCTGTGGCGGCAGTACTCGACTACACCTCCGGCGGCTGGCGGAACGTCGCACGCGACAACGTGACGGCGTCCGAACCGCTGGTGCTCCTGATGAGCCTCTGCTTCTCGCTGCCGCTGCTGTGGCGCCGGACGCATCCCATGGCCGTCCTGCTGCTGATGGCCCCGGCGTCCCTGGTGAACATCTGGACGGGCGCCGTGGTCCAGGCCGCGCTCCTCCAGCTGATCCCCGTGTTCCAGATCGTCCTGCGGTCCTCCTTCCGTACGGTCGGAGCCGCGGGTGCCCTGTTCCTCGCCCCGGTCGTGGCCGTCGGCGTCCGCATCCCCTCCGCATGGGGGCAGGAGGTGGTCTCGTACGTCTGGGGCCTGGTCTTCGTCGTCCTGCTGGGCATCGCGGTACGCACGCGTCGCGAGTACACCGAGGCCCTGGTCGAGCGCGCCCACCGGCTGGAGCACGAACGCGACCAGCAGGCCCGGCTCGCCGCCGCCGCCGAACGCACCCGCATCGCACGGGAGATGCACGACATCATCGGCCACAACCTCTCCGTCATCACGGGCCTGGCCGACGGCGGCGCGTACGCGGCCCGGAAGAACCCGGAACGCGCGGGCCAGGCGCTGGAAGCCATCGGCAGCACCAGCAGACAGGCCCTGTCAGAACTCCGCCGTCTCCTGGGCGTCCTGCGCGACGACCACCCCGAGGCCGAACGCGCCCCGCAGCCGACGCTCGACGAACTGGCCCCCCTCATCGACCGCGTACGCCGGGCGGGCCTGCCCGTCCACCTGGAGCTCCACGGCGAACCCCGCTCGCAGTCGCTCACCCCGGGCCGCCAACTCACCGTGTACCGCGTGGTCCAGGAAGCCCTGACGAACACCCTCAAGCACGCCACCCGCCCCACCTCCGCGACGGTCACGCTCACCTACTCACGCACCCACCTCGACGCCCGCGTCACCGACACGGGCACCGGAACCGGCACGACCGCGGACGCGGAGAAAGCCGCACCGCCGGCCCAGGGCATCATGGGCATGCGCGAACGCGCCGCGCTGTACGACGGCACCGTCGAGGCCGGCCCGCTGCCGAACCACGGCGGATGGCAGATACGACTCCGCCTTCCCCTGGAGGACACGCACCCGTGA
- a CDS encoding response regulator, with protein MTTVLIADDQPMQRFGFRMLLESQDDMTVVGEAGNGTEAVGLVARHHPDVVLMDIRMPGLDGIEATRRIITSGARTRILIVTTFDLDEYAYEGLRAGASGFLVKDALPEELLAGIRAVAAGDAVVAPTLTRRLLDAYVHHLPATPGAPAAADPRITALTEREREILTVIGQGWSNTEIAARLHLAESTVKTHVTRILAKTGARDRVQAVILAYDTRLVAPM; from the coding sequence GTGACGACCGTACTCATCGCGGACGACCAGCCGATGCAGCGCTTCGGCTTCCGCATGCTGCTGGAGAGCCAGGACGACATGACGGTCGTCGGCGAGGCGGGCAATGGCACCGAGGCCGTCGGCCTGGTCGCCCGTCACCACCCGGACGTCGTGCTGATGGACATCCGCATGCCGGGCCTGGACGGCATCGAGGCGACCCGGCGCATCATCACGTCGGGAGCCAGGACCCGCATTCTGATCGTCACGACGTTCGACCTGGACGAGTACGCCTACGAGGGGCTGCGCGCCGGAGCCAGTGGCTTCCTGGTCAAGGACGCCCTGCCCGAGGAACTCCTCGCCGGCATCCGCGCGGTGGCCGCGGGCGACGCGGTGGTCGCCCCGACCCTGACGCGCCGCCTCCTCGACGCCTACGTCCACCACCTCCCCGCCACACCCGGCGCACCGGCCGCAGCCGACCCGCGCATCACCGCGCTGACGGAACGGGAACGGGAGATCCTCACCGTGATCGGCCAGGGCTGGTCCAACACGGAGATCGCCGCCCGCCTCCACCTCGCCGAGTCCACGGTGAAGACGCACGTGACCCGCATCCTCGCCAAAACAGGCGCGAGGGACCGTGTCCAGGCGGTCATCCTGGCCTACGACACCCGCCTGGTCGCCCCGATGTAG